CAATTCTCGAATCAAAATGAAATGGAGAGcaaagaattatttttatttttatttttattttatttttaatttttaattttttacttgttcggCTTTTATAGACCCGCCAAAAATGGATCCTTTCTCTGGTCTTTTTAAGGACAGGCCTCAAATGACTGACTACCGGTCATGATTTTATACGAAATTAGCTTTTAGAGGTTCTTATACTGCCTAAATTACTTCAAAACGACAacgtataaaataaaattctaaaattctgctattagtaCCTATACTTTTGTGAAAGTTGTGTATTTAGTCccttaatttgattaaatttagttcttttacttttttaagtTGTGGGtttagtccctgtactcttTTAATTGGTAAATTTTAGTCCTGACTTAAAGAGTAATagctaaattcaattactagtcctGTTTTATGTGTACAGTTGTAGAATTGGTTCATATTCTCTAATCGGATTATTCtaagtccttatatttttcaaattttgaaatttcaattttatgcaAATGACATTTGTTAATTCATTAATTGgattttttagtaaataatttgtgaaaataacaagTGACATGATATTACACATATGATATTATGTTTGACACTTGATTTTAGAAATAgcataacttaatgaatttatcaattatcaTTTGGTGAGGactgaattttaatatttgaaaagtatatgatataaaatgatcaaattaaaatacatgaattaaatccataactttCACAAAGAAAAgggactaataacaaaatttaaccaaaaattatattatatttgtacCAATAGACCTTTAAAAAGATTTATGGTATATGTAccaaaaagttataatattaatttatttgtgttaaaatgaAACCTTTAACATCATTCATTGTTTTTGAAGGATCGGAGATGTAACGGaaacatcaaaaattcaatataacaattttatatttttttcattcttttaaaattaattttaatgtttaaaaaattgtaaaaagaccaaattatatcaatgtgtaaatgttaaggatttttttaaaatcaaaattaaattgaaacatcATATAAACATTGAGGATTAAAGTTATTATTACGCCAATTTTAAAAACTGCCAAGTTATCTTTCCATTGGTAATTTAATGGGaggtgacaaaaaaaaaagtcagtAGTTAAGCAAGAGCGAAACTAGGGGGTTGGCAGGGCCCCTGgccccttaaaatgaaaaaaaaattcatttaaaccctttaaaattttaaattagtaaaaataaaattgtactttgacctccttaaaaatataaaaatttgatttaatcctctaacaatacaatttaatttcgactcTCCTAAGAAAATTTCTGATTTCGCCCTTGCTTCagagactattttgtaatttttcataattaagatATCCACCATCGGTagcaataattaatttttcgaTGAAGcatttgtttgaaaaaattaaataatttgtaaggtgtaataaaaaattcatcaatatttTAGAAAAGATACCACAGTCTTTAGATTTCCGAAGAAAATAGATTGTGAAAAAGATTAGGATAGAAAATTTTGGGTATTCATTGTGTCATTTGTTATGTCATAATCTTATAATTGTATTAATAGTCTAAGatgtgaaatttattattatttttagttcacGCAAATTCGATTGTGCAGAAAGTCTTTTAGTAACaataattagtaaatttgatTGGATGTAATGGTAAGATATATTACAcgattaagaaaaaaaaaagaaaaaatgttggAAGTTCGAGTGCACTCAAGAAATACATTTTCTAGCTTTTAACGCATATTTAATTGctcacttttaaaataattaaagattaaaagttaaagggtaaactataaaaataatcatttttgtttgtctcgtattacattttagtaacttgtgtttgaaatgttatgttttagtcacttacgttatcgttttgttacgaaatagttgatatttaaaactcatttggactgcCGCATAGGACATCTAAATtagcatttaaaacccatttggactacCACGTAAGATCGCCGTTAGGGAGGCAACGAAACTTAACAGTAGAGTGACCTcttcataacaaaataataacgtaaggaactaaaacgtaacattttaaacagaactaaaatataatctggacaaacaaaaataactatttttatagtttacccaaaattaaattagtcCGTTTTTGTAGTCTACCAATTTACTTAACACGACCGAAGTTTTATAAGGCACAAATCAAAGGAATTGATAAAATGATTTAACTTTGgatttcattttcattgtcaAAACTTTTCAAACACACATAAAACAACCCCAACTTTCCCCAAGATCCCACATGTGACATTTTTAGaacttttttctaaaaaataaaataagaggaaCATTGGgatattttttaatacaatatttaaaattatttataaattcctAAATAAGATGATTTAATAGACAAATTAATATTAAGCTTAGAGATTGTGAATTCTTataccaattcaaaattttgattttgttgatagGATACTGAATCACAATTCactttaatataattataatagatcagttaacattttaaaaaatattttcaaattaatttattcacaaataatatttaGGAATTGTTTGAACTTCAAAAGTTCATCAGACTATCAACATTGAAGCAATCAAAatcagaagaaaaaagaaaagagaggctACAAATCAgatctattaaaatatatatagaacaTGGAAGAAgcctaattaataataataattaggtTGTTATTAACAAGTAACCAAATCTAAATAAGCCAAtgtcaaatcaaattaaattaaaaaccctaataattacaactttaaaaaaattcaaatgaagATTAACCCAATTAAAAGATCTAAAATCTTGTTGATTTACCTAGAAACTGTGCTTTAATCCAAGCCCATGCTTTCCATGAACGCATCCAGGCTTCACATGCAGATACGGCGATTTCTTTGAAGTGTTCATCTTCGCGAATGCCCTTTTCCCTAATTTCCTCATCCTTTGCCTTCCAAATTTCCCACTCAATGCCTTTGGAACCAATTCATCATCCAAATCGCATCCATAATCATCATCAACATCGTCTTGATCATCAGATCCATCATGTGATGGATGATGATCATCATTATCTTGAATCGGAGCAGGGAACGGGATAAACTTTTCCACCTCCGTTAGAGGAGGCAAAGGGAAAGGCATACCGTACACTAAGTTTCTTCTCGATACTTCATCACGATGAAACGATGCATCATCATGTGATGGATCAGGATCATCATTATCATGATCATGCATCAGGTTGAACTGTTTCACCTCCGTTAAAGGGGGAAAAGGGAAAGGCATACCGAACACTAAGTTTCTTCTTCTCGATAATTCGTCACGACGAAATGATGCATCAACATCATCATCTTGATCATCAGATCCATCATGTGATGGATCATGATCATCAGTATCTTGAATCGGAGCAGGAATCGGGATGGACTTTTTCACCTCCGTTATAGGGGGAAAAGGGAAAGTGAAAGGGATAAACGACTCTACGTTTCTTCTGGATAATTCACCACGATGAAACGATACATCATCATCGGCATCATCAGAATCGGTAACGGAGGAATCAATGAATTCCCAATGGGAAagatcatcatcaacatcatAATCTTCTTCAATGAAAACAAATTCTTCATGATCTTCATCCATTGTAGGTAAAACAACACCATAAGATTTGCTTGGCTTCTCCATTTTCTtcgctctctctctctctatctcTCTATCTTAATGGTAGGTGTTTTGTGTTCGAGTGATTTGAGTTTCCTTTAAGAAAGGGTTGAGGATCACAAGTTAGTAGTTGTAAATAGGTCCACGTCTTTCCCACCAATAATTGTAAGCCACGTGTCAAAGAAGATTTCCAATTAACTTCCTGACCTCTTTGCTTGGGTTAATTCACTAAAAAGTCCTCGAACGATGAgtcagattttaaaattgatttattgaaCTTCAAATTTGAATCTTCAAAGTTGAGCGTTGTGTCATATCCTTACATCAGTCCAGTTGACGAAACGTGAACTTGTATTTAGcgctattaaaaatatttattaacaaatgcgtgttttaaaaagaaatcacGGATGCACgccaaaatcaaatcaagaatCGGATAAACCTCACACAAAAATAAAACGAGCCTTTGCGGACTGTGGGAATGCTTCATTagcatttattattaattttagaaatacaTAAAGAGAAGGGGAAACTTTGGTCCTTTTTTCCAGTGGATTTGGGTCATTACTGTCGGATTTGGTCCGCTTTGGGAGAGATTCCAACGCACGTGCAAAAGGCAAAGTCGGCAAAGGATTCTTAAAACTGGGCCTAACCAAATGTCCTCACTAATGTTGCATGTGCCttttctggttttttttttttataaaaagaattatgaaaaacctcaaagaaaatcaaatttattgtactaaaacttttttttctttaaaaatgcaTGATAATCATGTTTAggatttatataaatttttaatttcttttgggAAACTACTTATTATATCAATATTCACATTCtataaattatttcatatagATAGTGTCTTAAAAGAGAGTGGCAGTAAAAGTAAGCAATTGGAAAAGCTTTTCCCACGTTTCCACTAAAGAAGATTGATGTCGAAGTAACATAACTAAAGCATAAAAGGCTAAAAGCATActcttttctaaaatattaatgtCCTCAATACATATTTGgatatcatataaaatattattccttaaattatatgatttttaaaaatgttgaatttatcCATCTCCAACATACACTTATAAGTGAACAGCATATACAAAAGAGCTACATCACCACTTTAAAGTTTAACCACAGTAATTAACAACGTTAATAAtattatgaaaaacaaaaaaacaaaaccaaattagattaaaatatacttCCAAGTCCTTATATTCTTTGTACATTCATACATTTGGAAtctccttatacttttattttcaagaatttattcTGACTttatagatttcaaaattcaagtctaattattaacaccaataaaatccttttttttttaaattttgttggtttaaaataaaagaaatcctCACTTAATATctatgtaaaagaaaatattgcaatgaacctaaatttaagaGAACAAAACAATTGGACTTGTGttgtatttttaaatctaaaaaaagtAGAATGACTGAACTCcttgaaataaaagtaaaagttcccaaatttgcaaaaaaagTACAGGGACCAAGGTGTTAAATCCTAAATTTCAGCATTCTATAAGGATTAAAACCATAATCCGACCTTTACAATGAGATTGAGGGGCCAACCAATCAAAACTCAGAAGAATGAATATCACTTAAATCGCAACATCAAACCTTATGTGTTCAAGTTCTACATGTCACATATAATCCATTAGCAAGGCCTCCACAACTATGCCATTCTTGTCTATGAAATATGAAACAGCTGAACAATTATACCAGAATAGACTGAAAATTCTATAATTCCAGTTACGTTCTTGCATATGAAATCCTAAGGAACTCTATTAAGGgaataaagacaaaaaaaagaaaaaacggAATAGAAGATATGAATCGATCAACGTGAACGTTTTTGCAGACATAAGGATCAGCAGAATACAGTtcaaaagtatattaaaatttggaagCTTTTTATCGTACCTGTGAAGGCGAACAAAGCAACCCTGAAGCATCTGCCCCGACCACTGCAAGATCACAAACCGTACACAATTGTCCACCCTGACTAGGTACAAAGCGAGCGGTGCAATATGGGCATGATACATCCTTCTGTCCTCTGTAAATTGGTACATAAGTTGCCCCACATGTCACGAATGGGTTTCTGAAATCATAGTTTAGTTGAGAGGCATCGGTCATATTCCTCTCAGCAGCTTGTAGCACTTGCCTCGCGGTCTTAGCTTGATTCTCATTTGTGGGGTTTGTTTCTAGTAGACGTCTGGCAAAGTTAGCTGCTGTAGCCAGGTTCTTTGCCTTGTAGCAGACTGTCATTGCATTTAACAGAGCAAGTCTTAGGTGAGGCAATTGAAGGTTGCAGTGGGTGAAGTAGGCAGCAAGCTCCTGTTGGCGGACTGGATTGTCTTTCATTTCTCTTCGCTTAAGCTCCATCTGCATACCAAGAACGTACTCCTTAGCGATAATAATTAACTCCTTGACTTCATCAACTTCCCTCCTTGATTCCACAACAATAAATGGAATCGTATGAAGAATGCTGAGAAAGAGCCGAAGAGCCTCGGTGAATTTTCCAGCCGTTGTTGCCTTGTAACCAGCCTTCAGCTTTTCATCCAACTGAGAAAAATTGAACACGAGGGCCGGTGGAGACCTCACATTAGGACTACCAGACTCACTCCATCCCCTCTCAATTGCCAATGACACCACAGGAGCAGATGAAAGTGCACGAAGATAGCTATGGCTGCCAGCATGAAGATCAAGAAACATGGATTTCAAAGGAGCAAAATTTCTTATTCCAAGTTGCCTGCTCAGCAAACGCATTGCTGTATCAAAATTGCCTGCTGCTGCATGATCAGCAGCAAGAGATGATCTTTGAGTCCAAATTTGACTCACAGGCATACCAGGAGTTGGTGCCACAAAAACAGATGAACGAGCATTGTTAGAAACCCTTGGTGTCTCAACCTCAGGAGGGAGTTCCAAGTCTTCAAGGTCCCATCCACCCTCCTCTTCATTTTCTTCAGCCACTTCCCCATCTTCCAGAACTGCAGCAACATCCCCATTTTGCAAGCCATCAACATCGACCACATCAAGATCCTCACCCCAATCACCTTCTGCACCCTCCTCTTCATCCACACCACCCCTGCCAATACTATCCAATCCACCTTCAAATATGCCTTTCATAACTCTCAAAAGAGGCCAATCACCACCAGACACAACGGGGGTTGGAGGCATCAATAAGGACGGTTCCTTCCCTGTTGGCAAAGGAAGGACATCATCTCCCAACTCAGCTGCTAACCTATCAGCCACATCCTGTAGCCCATGGACTGATGCTGTAACATAAGCAAGAGGCAAGTGACCAGCATTCTCCAAGATCTTAACACGTTCCTTTATATCGCCAAGATACAAAGCATTGTGAAATTGACCCATAACATCATTCTTAACTTCCGCAATTTTCAGCATCTTGGACAGCTTTTCTAGGTTACCATTTATGAGATAAAGAAAAGACAGCCTCTCAAAGTTCTTTGTCCTCTGGTAGGCATATTCCACTATACCTGCATTGCCCTGGCGAAGGGCCTCCACACCCAATCTATACCAATGATCTTTGTCATCGATCTCCTTAGCTGATGCAACAGCAATTTGAATGTTCCCACTCTCGAGAGCCAAATTAAAGCGTGTTTTCTCATCTTTCACAAAATGGAGAGCCACCTCAGGAAACCCTTTCTGTTGCAGATAAGCAATCATGGCTTCACCACATAGCTGAGAGTTCCTTATCATACTCATAACCTGATCATATCTCTTCCGAAGCAGAGAGAGCTTGAAAATGTATTCAGTAGCATCAATGACTATAGCCTTATTCTTCCCATCACGATCCAAGCAAAATATAGTATTTCCAGAAACCTTTGTTATGTATATTGGAACCTCAAGCGTTCGAATTATTCCACAATCTCCATTCGGGAGGCAGTATTTTATATGGTTGAGGGTGGAGTAGATAAAAATACCATTGTCATCCCAGGCTCCACTCTTTACACGTATTGTCTCATGAAGAGTGCACCGGTGAACAAGCTTCTTGTTAGTTATGACAATTGTATGCTTGCTGAGTAAAGCAACATTCTCCATGTCATTAGACCAAacaacatatttcaccaaaGGGGTTTGAAGATCACCAAGAACAAGCCTCTGCTGGAGATCAAATATCACTACTCTATCCTCTGATCGACACAACAAGTTACCTGTTCCAGCATAAAATATTGCATCTGTAGGCACTGGAAGGCCACTCTTTTTAACCACCTCATTCTTTAAATTCTTGATCAAGACTTGATTGTTGCCTTTGTCAAGAACAGCAAACCGGTTACGAGCTACAAATATAGCAGAGCTACCAAGACCTTTCTTTGCCTCCTGCATCTCTCCCCTGCCAAAGCTATCTTTTGGTATCACATACAATTCATAAGATCCTCCATCCACATCTGAGCAGATAAGAACAGCATTTTCAGTAGGACTGTAGGAAAGAGTTCTTGGACTTTGATTCAGACTTGCGGAACCAGGCCGTCGAATTGGAATAACTTGTGCCTCTCTTTGAGTTGAAAAGTCATAACACCTTAAAAACCGATCCTTGGCATAAAAAAGAGATTCCCCACTCACTGCAAAAGCAGGACGCTCTCTCTCTAGCTTAAATACAATCATGCCACTGTCATGTCCAGCTGCCAAAACATTCATTTCAGGATGAACAGCAAGAATCCAGAACCTGTCATGTTCTCGACGGAAAGTTTGAAGTCCAGTTCTCTTTGTTACATCCCACACACGAATACTTTTATCCTCGGAATTAGATACAATGATGTCTAATTTGGAATGGAACAAAACACATGATACGTTATTCATGTGTCCTCTAAAGGTATCCACTTCCCAAGCCTTTGTCTCtgcaaagaaataaacaatttacTTGATCCCACAATAAATTTAGGGGTCTAAATACTCAGGTGCAGAATATATAATGGAGAAATTGAGGTAGCTTGGCTATAAAAGCAAGGGCTATGCtgcatatataaaatttaaaaggaaaaaggtaAATTTATATGAAGATTTTAATTGGCCAATGTGAGTTTACAAAAAGCATTAATCAACACATctagaaaatgaaatataaatggaGAAGAAGGCGTGGTTTTCCTATAATTACCATTCATACGCCATAATTTCACTTGGCGATCATCTGCTCCAGAGACTATCAAAGGTAAGGTGGGATGAAATGCAGCCCAATTTACTCCTCTGTCATGACCTTCCAACACATATTTAACAACTGCATCAACGCCACCAAAAAGTTCTGAGTTCATCTGACTGAAACGTAAAATATCATCTGCTGGAGAGGCAGTTTTCTTATTCAAGGAACCAATATCCCAAACTCGAACAGTCTGATCAAGGGAGGCCGACACGACAAGGTCCTCTTTAGGATGGAATGATGCACACATAACATAATGATTATGACCAGTTAACACAGAGATACAAGTTCGTGACTGCCAGTTCCATATGCGGATAGTCTGATCATCACTGGCACTCACAATCCAAGGATTCTCATGATGAAACTGCACAGTTCGAATATAGTCAAGATGTCCAAGAAGGGTAAAAACACATCTATGCAACTTGTAGTTCCAGACCTTTATCTTGTAGTCATCCCCtgaaaacaaaaacatcaaTTTTTAGTATCACTTCTATCGCACAAGATCCCTATGCTCTGTAAAAGAAAATCGTAGCACCAAAAAATAACACTTTTTTGAGCCAAAAAGTTTTCAAATCCAGACCCTCCTTGCC
The sequence above is a segment of the Gossypium raimondii isolate GPD5lz chromosome 4, ASM2569854v1, whole genome shotgun sequence genome. Coding sequences within it:
- the LOC105779715 gene encoding coatomer subunit alpha-1; this encodes MLTKFETKSNRVKGLSFHTKRPWILASLHSGVIQLWDYRMGTLIDRFDEHDGPVRGVHFHMSQPLFVSGGDDYKIKVWNYKLHRCVFTLLGHLDYIRTVQFHHENPWIVSASDDQTIRIWNWQSRTCISVLTGHNHYVMCASFHPKEDLVVSASLDQTVRVWDIGSLNKKTASPADDILRFSQMNSELFGGVDAVVKYVLEGHDRGVNWAAFHPTLPLIVSGADDRQVKLWRMNETKAWEVDTFRGHMNNVSCVLFHSKLDIIVSNSEDKSIRVWDVTKRTGLQTFRREHDRFWILAVHPEMNVLAAGHDSGMIVFKLERERPAFAVSGESLFYAKDRFLRCYDFSTQREAQVIPIRRPGSASLNQSPRTLSYSPTENAVLICSDVDGGSYELYVIPKDSFGRGEMQEAKKGLGSSAIFVARNRFAVLDKGNNQVLIKNLKNEVVKKSGLPVPTDAIFYAGTGNLLCRSEDRVVIFDLQQRLVLGDLQTPLVKYVVWSNDMENVALLSKHTIVITNKKLVHRCTLHETIRVKSGAWDDNGIFIYSTLNHIKYCLPNGDCGIIRTLEVPIYITKVSGNTIFCLDRDGKNKAIVIDATEYIFKLSLLRKRYDQVMSMIRNSQLCGEAMIAYLQQKGFPEVALHFVKDEKTRFNLALESGNIQIAVASAKEIDDKDHWYRLGVEALRQGNAGIVEYAYQRTKNFERLSFLYLINGNLEKLSKMLKIAEVKNDVMGQFHNALYLGDIKERVKILENAGHLPLAYVTASVHGLQDVADRLAAELGDDVLPLPTGKEPSLLMPPTPVVSGGDWPLLRVMKGIFEGGLDSIGRGGVDEEEGAEGDWGEDLDVVDVDGLQNGDVAAVLEDGEVAEENEEEGGWDLEDLELPPEVETPRVSNNARSSVFVAPTPGMPVSQIWTQRSSLAADHAAAGNFDTAMRLLSRQLGIRNFAPLKSMFLDLHAGSHSYLRALSSAPVVSLAIERGWSESGSPNVRSPPALVFNFSQLDEKLKAGYKATTAGKFTEALRLFLSILHTIPFIVVESRREVDEVKELIIIAKEYVLGMQMELKRREMKDNPVRQQELAAYFTHCNLQLPHLRLALLNAMTVCYKAKNLATAANFARRLLETNPTNENQAKTARQVLQAAERNMTDASQLNYDFRNPFVTCGATYVPIYRGQKDVSCPYCTARFVPSQGGQLCTVCDLAVVGADASGLLCSPSQVR
- the LOC105780636 gene encoding uncharacterized protein LOC105780636 is translated as MEKPSKSYGVVLPTMDEDHEEFVFIEEDYDVDDDLSHWEFIDSSVTDSDDADDDVSFHRGELSRRNVESFIPFTFPFPPITEVKKSIPIPAPIQDTDDHDPSHDGSDDQDDDVDASFRRDELSRRRNLVFGMPFPFPPLTEVKQFNLMHDHDNDDPDPSHDDASFHRDEVSRRNLVYGMPFPLPPLTEVEKFIPFPAPIQDNDDHHPSHDGSDDQDDVDDDYGCDLDDELVPKALSGKFGRQRMRKLGKRAFAKMNTSKKSPYLHVKPGCVHGKHGLGLKHSF